CGAAGATACCGCCCCGAATGCTTTTGCCACGGGGCGTGACCCTGAGCATTCGGCGATTGTCGTTACCACGGGTTTGCTTGAAAAGCTCAACAGGGTTGAGCTTGAGGGCGTTATTGCCCATGAAATGAGCCACATTAAAAATTATGACATCAGGTTTGCGACTTTAGTAGTTGTAATGGTTGGGTCGGTAACCCTTCTTTCGGATTGGCTTCTTAGGTCATTTTGGTGGGGTGGTGGCAGAAGAAGAAATGAAGATAGAGGGGAGATTAATGTTATTTTAATGGTGGTCGGCCTCATCCTAGCTATTCTTGCTCCCTTAATCGCTCAACTTATGCGCTTGGCGCTCTCGCGCCAGCGTGAATTTTTGGCCGATGCCAGCGGGGCGATGCTTACCCGCTATCCTGAGGGGCTTGCCGGTGCTCTGGAAAAACTTGCTGCCGACCGTGAGCCACTGGAGGTTGCTAACAAGGCAACGG
The window above is part of the Candidatus Oleimmundimicrobium sp. genome. Proteins encoded here:
- the htpX gene encoding zinc metalloprotease HtpX; this encodes MYEQISSNVRKSWAMIAIFVVFVVLLGYIFGELTQFGYAGVIIALVVAITMSWTSYYYSDRIVLTMSRARPVKKEEFPYLYNVVEGLAIAADIPTPKMYVIEDTAPNAFATGRDPEHSAIVVTTGLLEKLNRVELEGVIAHEMSHIKNYDIRFATLVVVMVGSVTLLSDWLLRSFWWGGGRRRNEDRGEINVILMVVGLILAILAPLIAQLMRLALSRQREFLADASGAMLTRYPEGLAGALEKLAADREPLEVANKATAHLYIVNPLKNLKGSVNNLFNTHPPMEERVKKLKEMAFEAN